A window of Dromiciops gliroides isolate mDroGli1 chromosome X, mDroGli1.pri, whole genome shotgun sequence contains these coding sequences:
- the LOC122733408 gene encoding adrenodoxin-like, which yields MMPRLALGFAQVLPSNLARCLPTMVWLLPSRLQSWRMFGTTGLLQDEVQDSGPQELLTVNFVNHLGKKIAVPVREGQNILQLVLKHNLNFPGFGACEGTLFCSTCHVILEKEVFQKLGPISEDELDILDLTCGVTATSRLACQLCITKDMDNRIFWVPMGTDTSGSK from the exons ATGATGCCCAGGCTGGCTCTGGGCTTTGCCCAGGTTTTGCCATCCAACCTGGCCAGATGCCTCCCCACCATGGTCTGGTTGCTCCCTTCCAGGCTGCAGTCATGGAGGATGTTTGGTACCACTGGGCTGCTCCAAGATGAAGTTCAAGATTCTGG TCCTCAGGAGCTACTGACGGTGAATTTCGTAAACCACCTGGGGAAGAAGATCGCAGTTCCTGTGAGGGAGGGTCAAAACATACTCCAGTTGGTGCTGAAGCACAATTTGAACTTCCCTGGCTTCG GGGCCTGTGAAGGGACTCTGTTCTGTTCTACCTGCCACGTCATCCTGGAGAAGGAAGTCTTCCAGAAGCTAGGTCCCATCTCTGAAGACGAGCTGGACATACTGGATCTGACCTGTGGTGTCACAGCCAC atCCCGTCTGGCCTGCCAACTGTGTATAACCAAAGACATGGACAACCGGATCTTCTGGGTCCCCATGGGGACTGACACCTCCGGATCCAAGTAG